A single Pirellulales bacterium DNA region contains:
- a CDS encoding aldehyde dehydrogenase family protein has product MATMTSAAKRPQIRQTECFIDGRWQPAHSGKTFETINPATEEVIAHVAEGDRADIDLAVRAAREALEQGPWGKMDARDRGRLMHRLADLIEAEIDELAALESLDNGKPIRDARNADLPLTIDCLRYYAGYADKLHGQTIPIRGDYFTYTRREPVGVVGQIIPWNFPMLMTAWKWGPALAAGCTVVMKPAEQTPLTCLRMARLAQKAGIPDGVINVVPGYGPTAGASIVKHPDVDKVAFTGEHRTAQIIMRDASDSLKRLTFELGGKSPNIVFADADLEAAATGAHFGLYFNQGQCCCAGSRLFVEDKVYDKFVDRLVAMNKRRRLGDPLDPDTEQGPQVDQAQFDKIMHYIDLGKQEGAECLTGGVRHGNRGYYIEPTLFAGVKDDMAIAREEIFGPVLSVLRFKDIDDVVRRGNNTIFGLAAAVWTRDVGKAHRLAKELKAGTVWINCYDVFDAAAPFGGFKMSGQGRELGERGLDAYTEWKTVTIRLD; this is encoded by the coding sequence ATGGCGACCATGACCTCGGCGGCCAAACGTCCGCAGATTCGTCAAACCGAATGTTTTATCGACGGACGTTGGCAACCCGCTCATAGCGGCAAGACCTTCGAAACGATCAATCCGGCGACCGAAGAAGTGATCGCCCATGTGGCCGAGGGCGACCGGGCCGATATCGACCTGGCCGTGCGCGCCGCGCGCGAAGCGCTCGAACAGGGGCCCTGGGGCAAGATGGACGCCCGCGACCGCGGCCGGCTGATGCACCGGCTGGCCGATTTGATCGAGGCAGAGATCGACGAACTGGCCGCGCTCGAATCGCTCGACAACGGCAAGCCGATTCGCGATGCCCGCAATGCCGACCTGCCGCTGACGATCGACTGCCTGCGGTACTACGCGGGCTACGCCGACAAGCTGCATGGCCAGACGATTCCCATTCGCGGCGATTATTTCACCTACACGCGCCGTGAGCCGGTGGGCGTCGTCGGTCAGATCATCCCCTGGAATTTTCCGATGTTGATGACGGCCTGGAAATGGGGGCCCGCGCTGGCTGCCGGCTGTACGGTCGTGATGAAGCCGGCCGAGCAGACGCCGCTCACCTGTCTGCGGATGGCGCGGCTTGCGCAAAAGGCCGGCATCCCCGACGGGGTGATCAATGTCGTCCCGGGCTATGGACCGACGGCCGGCGCCTCGATCGTCAAGCATCCCGACGTCGACAAGGTAGCCTTCACCGGCGAACATCGCACGGCTCAGATCATCATGCGTGACGCGAGCGATTCGCTCAAACGGCTGACCTTCGAACTCGGCGGGAAAAGCCCCAACATCGTCTTCGCCGACGCCGACCTCGAGGCCGCCGCCACCGGGGCGCACTTTGGCCTGTACTTCAACCAAGGCCAGTGCTGCTGTGCCGGCAGTCGCCTGTTCGTCGAAGACAAGGTCTACGACAAGTTCGTGGATCGGCTCGTGGCGATGAACAAGCGGCGCCGCCTCGGCGATCCGCTCGATCCCGACACCGAGCAGGGTCCGCAAGTCGACCAGGCCCAGTTTGACAAGATCATGCACTACATCGACCTGGGCAAGCAGGAAGGCGCCGAGTGCCTGACCGGCGGCGTGCGGCACGGCAACCGCGGTTACTACATCGAGCCAACGCTGTTCGCCGGGGTCAAGGACGACATGGCAATCGCGCGCGAAGAAATCTTTGGCCCGGTGTTGAGCGTGCTGCGATTCAAGGACATCGACGACGTCGTGCGGCGCGGCAACAACACCATTTTCGGGCTGGCCGCGGCCGTCTGGACCCGCGACGTCGGCAAGGCCCACCGGCTGGCCAAGGAGCTCAAGGCCGGCACCGTGTGGATCAATTGCTACGACGTCTTCGATGCGGCCGCGCCCTTTGGCGGCTTCAAGATGTCGGGCCAGGGGCGCGAGCTCGGCGAACGCGGGCTCGACGCTTACACCGAATGGAAGACGGTCACCATCCGCCTCGACTAG
- a CDS encoding peptidyl-prolyl cis-trans isomerase, whose protein sequence is MNQLLQSLILLAGIVLAVLLWLKPAARSELLELLGPLQAHASSSVDARDHQDFAPEYRPQTAPSPQRNPSPEVEALFESPAPVEADSSLPPAEEPLAGLSFDSTAGFAVPLGAKPPNARALPPAPPPLEAEAPELLDAPDQTQPAAAPLVPVRSPSVSPSGWQPSAAAPQFLAPTPVVPLAQGTAFAQMPAAGPVQPAVYAPGFDPPPPVSAPAAPPEQPLPQSVMPAPVGPAAPPPAPAMPTAPVAAPVAEVVPQPGVEAAPAEVPTSANVLDSATIVARIDGEVVLAGEVLGPISRFFAQQGNAIPAEQVEQARVELARQRVAELVEIKLIYSDARRSIPKDNFPKLEAQVDKHFENAELPHLLEQHNVATAAQLDAVMQSQGDTLEATRRRFREMYIARGWMSEKTKDHSEVTHDDMLAFYKEHEAEYHFPAQARWEQLTVRFDQTRDRAEARRKIAWMGNQVVNGTPWAEIARAHSGGPTADEGGQRDWTTKASLRSQVLDQALFALPVGGMSPILEDESGLHIIRVIERRDAGQTPLGDAQAEIEKKIKQRRGQSKQEEYLSRLRSQAQIWTIFDEPNGALFFARQPVGTRTR, encoded by the coding sequence GTGAATCAACTGCTGCAATCCTTGATCCTGCTGGCGGGCATCGTCCTGGCCGTGCTGCTTTGGCTCAAACCGGCAGCCCGTAGCGAGCTGCTCGAATTACTCGGCCCCTTGCAGGCGCACGCCAGCTCATCGGTCGATGCGCGAGACCACCAGGATTTCGCGCCGGAATACCGCCCACAAACGGCGCCTTCACCCCAGCGAAATCCTTCGCCGGAAGTCGAAGCGCTGTTCGAATCGCCTGCGCCCGTCGAAGCCGATTCGTCGCTGCCGCCGGCCGAGGAGCCGCTGGCCGGACTATCTTTTGACAGCACGGCGGGTTTCGCCGTTCCACTGGGAGCAAAGCCACCGAACGCGCGCGCATTGCCGCCGGCCCCACCGCCGCTCGAGGCAGAAGCGCCCGAGCTGCTGGATGCGCCCGACCAGACGCAACCGGCCGCGGCGCCGCTCGTACCGGTCCGCAGCCCCTCTGTGAGCCCGAGCGGTTGGCAGCCGAGCGCCGCGGCGCCGCAGTTTCTAGCGCCGACTCCGGTCGTGCCGCTCGCCCAAGGAACTGCCTTTGCCCAAATGCCGGCGGCCGGGCCCGTACAGCCGGCCGTTTATGCACCCGGCTTCGATCCTCCGCCACCGGTGTCGGCGCCGGCTGCGCCGCCCGAGCAGCCGCTCCCGCAGAGCGTCATGCCAGCGCCAGTCGGCCCTGCCGCACCGCCCCCTGCCCCGGCGATGCCCACGGCCCCCGTTGCTGCCCCTGTGGCCGAAGTTGTGCCGCAGCCCGGCGTCGAAGCGGCGCCCGCCGAGGTGCCGACCAGTGCCAACGTGCTCGACTCGGCGACGATCGTGGCCCGCATCGATGGCGAGGTTGTGCTCGCCGGCGAAGTGCTCGGGCCAATCTCGAGGTTTTTCGCGCAACAAGGTAACGCCATTCCCGCAGAGCAGGTGGAGCAGGCGCGCGTCGAACTGGCCCGGCAGCGCGTCGCGGAACTGGTCGAGATCAAGCTGATTTACAGCGATGCTCGCCGGTCGATCCCCAAAGACAACTTTCCCAAGCTGGAAGCGCAGGTCGACAAGCACTTCGAAAACGCGGAGTTGCCGCACCTGCTCGAGCAACACAACGTCGCCACGGCGGCACAACTCGACGCGGTGATGCAATCACAAGGCGACACGCTCGAAGCGACGCGGCGTCGATTCCGCGAAATGTACATCGCCCGCGGCTGGATGAGCGAAAAAACCAAAGACCATAGCGAAGTCACGCACGACGACATGCTGGCTTTCTACAAGGAGCACGAGGCCGAGTACCACTTTCCCGCCCAGGCGCGGTGGGAACAGCTCACCGTGCGCTTCGACCAGACACGCGATCGGGCCGAGGCCCGCCGCAAGATTGCCTGGATGGGCAATCAGGTTGTGAACGGCACGCCGTGGGCCGAGATCGCCCGCGCCCATTCCGGCGGCCCCACGGCCGACGAGGGCGGACAGCGCGATTGGACCACCAAGGCCAGTCTGCGATCACAGGTCCTGGACCAGGCGCTGTTCGCGTTGCCCGTCGGCGGCATGAGCCCGATTCTCGAGGATGAATCAGGCCTGCACATCATTCGGGTCATCGAGCGTCGCGACGCCGGCCAGACCCCGTTGGGCGACGCCCAGGCAGAAATCGAAAAGAAGATCAAGCAGCGGCGCGGCCAGTCGAAGCAGGAAGAATACCTCAGTCGACTGCGGTCGCAGGCGCAGATCTGGACGATTTTCGACGAGCCGAACGGGGCCCTGTTCTTCGCCCGGCAGCCGGTCGGCACGCGCACCCGGTAG